The Sphingosinithalassobacter sp. CS137 genome includes a region encoding these proteins:
- a CDS encoding N-acyl-D-amino-acid deacylase family protein produces the protein MRRFAALIVAGMLSGAAPAPVQDAADYDIVIRNGHVLDGAGNPWVSADVAIDDGRIVAIGAVPGRGETEIDATGRYVAPGFIDMLDQSGHALLRDGSAANKLRMGVTTLIAGEGGTAVPADEVAAYFRQLETQGIAVNFGTYYSATQARMKAMGDSAGAPTPEQMAVMEAEVATAMRAGAFGVSTALIYPPATFHAQQDLVRLASIAGRCGGTYATHMRDESSELLAAIGEAIEIGERSGAKVEIFHLKAAYAPLWGQLMPQAIELIESARARGVDVAANMYPYRAGGTGLSPTVPTHLYEQGRDAAHEALRDPLVRARLKGELAAGPQPNWSNLVHASGGWDNVVLASAHVPEMRQYEGQSFAAIGAALGRDPADVAWDTMLAALPQRASALYFMMRQDDIDLAMRQPWVSIGTDAAASVPAMESDPVGLTHPRSYGTFPRILGDYVRERGVLTLAEAVRKMTSLPAMRMGLSDRGVLRAGLRADVVIFDADRVIDHATYADPTASPEGVEAVIVNGVLALRDGEPTGTRSGMVLRHRCEI, from the coding sequence ATGAGACGCTTTGCCGCACTGATCGTCGCCGGGATGCTGTCCGGCGCCGCGCCCGCACCCGTGCAGGACGCGGCCGACTATGACATCGTCATCCGTAACGGCCATGTCCTCGACGGTGCCGGCAATCCCTGGGTCAGCGCCGATGTCGCGATCGACGACGGGCGTATCGTCGCGATCGGCGCGGTGCCAGGTCGCGGCGAGACCGAGATCGACGCCACCGGCCGCTATGTCGCGCCGGGCTTCATCGACATGCTCGACCAGTCGGGCCACGCCCTGCTGCGCGACGGCAGCGCGGCGAACAAGCTGCGCATGGGCGTGACCACGCTGATTGCCGGCGAAGGCGGCACCGCCGTTCCCGCGGATGAAGTCGCCGCCTATTTCCGGCAGCTCGAGACGCAGGGCATCGCCGTCAATTTCGGTACCTATTATTCGGCGACTCAGGCGCGGATGAAGGCGATGGGCGATTCCGCCGGCGCGCCCACGCCCGAGCAGATGGCGGTGATGGAAGCCGAGGTCGCGACTGCGATGCGCGCCGGCGCCTTTGGCGTCTCGACTGCACTGATCTATCCGCCTGCGACCTTTCACGCGCAGCAGGATCTGGTGCGCCTCGCCAGTATCGCCGGCCGCTGCGGCGGAACCTATGCCACCCACATGCGCGACGAGAGCAGCGAGTTGCTCGCCGCGATCGGCGAAGCGATCGAGATCGGCGAGCGCAGCGGCGCGAAGGTCGAGATCTTCCATCTCAAGGCCGCCTATGCGCCGCTCTGGGGCCAGCTCATGCCGCAGGCGATCGAACTGATCGAAAGCGCCCGCGCGCGCGGTGTCGATGTCGCGGCGAACATGTATCCCTATCGCGCCGGTGGCACCGGCCTGTCGCCGACCGTGCCGACTCATCTTTACGAACAGGGCCGCGACGCCGCGCACGAGGCGCTGCGCGACCCGCTGGTCCGCGCCCGCCTCAAGGGCGAGCTCGCCGCCGGTCCCCAGCCCAACTGGTCGAATCTCGTCCACGCTTCGGGCGGCTGGGACAATGTCGTGCTCGCCAGCGCACATGTGCCCGAAATGCGCCAGTATGAAGGGCAGAGCTTCGCCGCGATCGGTGCCGCGCTCGGCCGCGATCCGGCCGACGTCGCCTGGGATACGATGCTGGCCGCGCTGCCGCAGCGGGCGAGCGCGCTCTATTTCATGATGCGCCAGGACGACATCGATCTGGCGATGCGCCAGCCCTGGGTCAGCATCGGCACCGATGCCGCTGCCTCGGTCCCCGCGATGGAAAGCGATCCGGTGGGGCTCACCCATCCGCGCTCCTACGGCACCTTCCCCCGCATCCTCGGCGACTATGTTCGCGAGCGCGGCGTGCTCACGCTCGCCGAGGCGGTCCGCAAGATGACGTCGCTCCCCGCGATGCGCATGGGACTTTCGGATCGCGGCGTCCTGCGCGCCGGGCTTCGCGCCGACGTGGTGATCTTCGACGCCGATCGCGTGATCGATCACGCCACCTATGCCGATCCCACCGCCAGCCCGGAAGGCGTAGAGGCGGTGATCGTCAACGGCGTGCTGGCACTGCGCGACGGCGAACCCACCGGCACGCGCAGCGGCATGGTCCTGCGCCACCGCTGCGAGATTTGA
- a CDS encoding dipeptide epimerase — protein sequence MGRMTLEYAVEKFPYKAPFRISGYLFDSSELVTVTLRDGAHRGRGEGAGVYYLQDDVANMVAELDVHCDAIEAGLSREELREAMPPGGARNAVDCALWELEADRAGVPVWKLAGFEAPDPLVSTFTLGADDPAAMAEAARGYTVAHALKLKLTGDLDLDGERVRAVRAARPDAWLGVDANQGFTGDQLDPLVAILVEARVELLEQPVRRGAEHELDGFKSPIPVAADESVLTLDDLATLPGRFGAFNIKLDKCGGLTEALMMLEAGKRLGLDAMVGNMMGSSLSMAPSFLVAQRCRYVDLDGPTFLARDRQPGVVYRDGKVWCGDTVWGPQKLAAHAGETHL from the coding sequence ATGGGCCGAATGACGCTCGAATATGCAGTCGAGAAGTTCCCCTACAAGGCTCCGTTTCGTATCTCGGGCTATCTCTTCGACTCCTCCGAACTCGTCACGGTCACGCTGCGCGACGGTGCGCACCGGGGGCGCGGCGAGGGTGCCGGCGTCTATTATCTGCAGGATGATGTCGCCAATATGGTGGCCGAGCTCGACGTCCATTGCGACGCGATCGAAGCAGGGCTGAGCCGCGAGGAGCTGCGCGAGGCGATGCCGCCGGGCGGCGCCCGTAACGCAGTCGATTGCGCGCTCTGGGAGCTCGAGGCGGACCGCGCCGGCGTGCCCGTGTGGAAGCTGGCCGGATTCGAAGCTCCCGATCCGCTCGTCTCCACCTTCACGCTCGGCGCCGACGATCCGGCCGCGATGGCGGAGGCGGCGCGCGGCTATACGGTGGCGCATGCGCTCAAGCTGAAGCTCACCGGCGATCTCGATCTCGACGGCGAGCGGGTCCGCGCCGTCCGGGCGGCACGGCCCGACGCCTGGCTGGGGGTCGATGCGAATCAGGGCTTCACCGGCGACCAGCTCGATCCGCTCGTCGCGATTCTCGTCGAGGCGCGCGTCGAGCTGCTCGAACAGCCCGTGCGGCGCGGCGCCGAGCACGAGCTTGATGGATTCAAGTCGCCGATCCCCGTTGCCGCCGATGAAAGCGTGCTCACGCTCGACGATCTGGCGACGCTCCCCGGCCGGTTCGGCGCGTTCAACATCAAGCTCGACAAGTGCGGCGGCCTCACCGAGGCGCTGATGATGCTCGAGGCGGGCAAGCGGCTCGGGCTCGACGCGATGGTCGGCAACATGATGGGCAGCAGCCTGTCGATGGCGCCGTCGTTCCTCGTCGCCCAGCGCTGCCGCTACGTCGATCTCGACGGCCCCACCTTCCTCGCCCGCGATCGCCAGCCCGGCGTCGTCTATCGCGACGGGAAAGTGTGGTGCGGCGACACGGTCTGGGGGCCGCAGAAGCTGGCCGCGCATGCAGGGGAGACGCACCTATGA
- a CDS encoding dipeptidase, whose product MDRKPGRRDVLKAAGAGALMAFPMINRGYYSLGATQTTYSARAIALVERAMVLDMLAIPKIDFRPDVYADPMTEEQKAEFRASGVTGIHNAVGIGGPGSKEQALEFLAAWQGYAGRNSDVFSLVGLVSDLERAKAEGKVGMIMGLQNADQFERVEDVAYFYQLGLRCAQLTYNSMNRIGTGSTERVDAGISDFGVAIINAMNEAGMLIDVSHSGDRTTLDAVELSPRPIAYTHSNCRALNAHPRNKTDEMIVKLAAKGGVMGITGVRNFIRDRDPTTVAHYVDHIEHVARLVGIEHVGIGTDSDLNGYDDMPADQNTMLRNAYKESYAFREKIDVDGFDHPRKFYDLTEELIRRNHSDADIELILGGNFARLLRATWK is encoded by the coding sequence ATGGATCGCAAGCCGGGGAGGCGCGACGTTCTGAAGGCGGCCGGCGCAGGCGCCTTGATGGCCTTTCCGATGATCAATCGGGGATATTACAGCCTGGGTGCGACTCAAACGACCTATTCGGCGCGGGCGATCGCGCTGGTCGAGCGCGCAATGGTCCTCGACATGCTGGCGATTCCGAAGATCGACTTTCGGCCCGACGTCTATGCCGATCCGATGACCGAGGAGCAGAAAGCGGAGTTTCGCGCCTCCGGCGTGACGGGCATCCACAATGCGGTCGGCATCGGCGGCCCGGGTTCGAAGGAGCAGGCGCTCGAATTCCTGGCGGCGTGGCAGGGCTATGCCGGGCGCAACTCGGACGTGTTCTCGCTCGTGGGGCTGGTCAGCGACCTCGAGCGGGCCAAGGCTGAAGGCAAGGTGGGCATGATCATGGGCCTGCAGAACGCCGATCAGTTCGAGCGCGTCGAGGACGTGGCTTATTTCTACCAGCTGGGGCTGCGCTGTGCCCAGCTCACCTACAACAGCATGAACCGTATCGGCACCGGCAGCACCGAGCGAGTCGATGCGGGGATCAGCGACTTCGGCGTGGCGATCATCAACGCGATGAACGAAGCAGGCATGCTGATCGACGTGTCGCATTCGGGCGACCGCACGACGCTGGACGCAGTCGAGCTTTCGCCGCGTCCAATCGCCTATACCCACAGCAACTGCCGCGCGCTCAACGCCCATCCGCGCAACAAGACCGACGAGATGATCGTGAAGCTGGCGGCGAAGGGCGGCGTGATGGGGATCACGGGCGTGCGCAACTTCATCCGCGATCGCGATCCCACGACAGTCGCGCATTATGTCGATCATATCGAGCATGTCGCGCGGCTGGTGGGGATCGAGCATGTCGGGATCGGCACCGACAGCGACTTGAACGGCTATGACGACATGCCTGCGGACCAGAACACGATGCTGCGCAATGCGTACAAGGAAAGTTACGCGTTTCGCGAAAAGATCGACGTCGACGGGTTCGATCATCCGCGCAAATTCTACGATCTCACCGAGGAACTGATCCGCCGCAACCATTCGGATGCGGACATCGAACTGATCCTCGGCGGCAATTTCGCGCGACTCCTGCGGGCGACCTGGAAATAG
- a CDS encoding TonB-dependent receptor plug domain-containing protein, which produces MTGSRIERAGFDQPTPTTVIGDAEIRLATAPNLQQVLNEQPQIRNSVSPTGTIGNTSSGTAPVDLRGLGSARTLTLVNGRRFVGDNNLNFVPTNLVQRVELVTGGASAAWGSGAVAGVVNIILNDDLDGLTLGAQSGISSRGDGFRYGFDGSFGTQFAGGRGHFMIGAEYVNDEGISPEGRAERPWLGAGNVNLGGGRFELQPDVNDLAPITRQGTILAGSLAGQLFNADGSLRAATEEDYFGLYDLLWVASPLERVSAYARASYDIGENVTVWADAVYGRAETTQPFFPDFSSPVFAVSASNPFLSPTIQAQLAGAGETSLTIGRLFTDTFFMTFDAERETKEFAVGIEGSFGNGWEYDAHFSHGEVDSVQRFFNSSIPGNFARAIDAVEVGGQIVCAVNADADPTNDDPACVAFNPFGIGAASPEAMEYVSGTQYLAGTTKLDSATIRLQGDLFSLWAGPVTIAVGAEARWEEQEQSNGPLDEAGVFGLAVFTVPTQGGFDVQEGFVEALVPLLDTQALELDLNGAARYSDYSLSGGIWSWKLGGTARLFDDILLRATRSRDIRAPSIGNLFSVSSINVRPVVDLDSAGRDAVPGYNPNPTATILSGGNQDLVPEVSETWTVGGSISPSFLRGLSVSVDYYDIKIGNAITTPSASDVTAACAQGDAGACARVVRDATGTIDTVYAFAQNIARFQTNGVDIEAAYQLPLALIDGEAGTLRFRALATYVDSLVFETGFTRRDVAGDVGDPVIDGVPHWRGTFSAGYQSDSFGIDTRVRYVGGGQFDSQQNIINGDIEARTYVDLGLQFRVWDRFELFGNVRNVFDVDPPLVTTTANAHYEGIGRFFQVGTKVKF; this is translated from the coding sequence GTGACCGGATCGCGCATCGAGCGGGCCGGTTTCGACCAGCCCACCCCGACCACCGTGATCGGCGATGCAGAAATCCGGCTCGCAACGGCCCCGAACCTGCAGCAGGTGCTCAACGAGCAGCCGCAGATCCGCAACTCGGTCTCGCCCACCGGCACGATCGGCAACACCTCGAGCGGCACCGCGCCGGTCGATCTGCGTGGCCTGGGCAGTGCACGCACCCTGACGCTGGTCAACGGCCGTCGTTTCGTCGGCGACAACAATCTCAACTTCGTGCCGACGAACCTGGTTCAGCGAGTCGAGCTGGTGACCGGTGGCGCATCGGCAGCCTGGGGCTCGGGCGCGGTCGCGGGCGTCGTCAACATCATCCTGAACGACGATCTGGACGGACTGACGCTGGGCGCCCAGAGCGGCATCTCGTCGCGCGGCGACGGCTTCCGCTATGGGTTTGATGGTTCGTTCGGAACGCAGTTCGCCGGTGGCCGCGGGCATTTCATGATCGGCGCGGAATATGTGAACGACGAAGGAATATCGCCGGAGGGACGTGCCGAGCGTCCGTGGCTGGGCGCAGGCAACGTCAACCTGGGCGGCGGACGCTTCGAGCTGCAGCCGGACGTGAACGATCTGGCGCCGATCACGCGCCAGGGCACGATCCTGGCCGGGTCGCTCGCGGGGCAGCTGTTCAATGCCGACGGCTCGCTCCGTGCCGCGACCGAGGAGGATTATTTCGGCCTCTATGATCTGCTGTGGGTCGCAAGCCCGCTCGAGCGCGTCAGCGCCTATGCACGCGCCAGCTACGACATCGGTGAGAATGTCACTGTCTGGGCCGATGCGGTTTATGGCCGCGCCGAAACGACTCAGCCCTTCTTCCCGGATTTTTCGTCGCCGGTCTTCGCTGTGTCGGCGAGCAACCCGTTCCTTTCGCCGACGATCCAGGCGCAGCTCGCCGGGGCGGGGGAGACGAGCCTGACGATCGGGCGGCTGTTCACCGACACTTTCTTCATGACGTTCGACGCGGAACGCGAGACGAAGGAATTCGCGGTCGGCATCGAAGGCAGCTTCGGCAACGGCTGGGAATATGACGCGCACTTCAGCCATGGCGAAGTCGACAGCGTCCAGCGCTTCTTCAATTCGTCGATCCCCGGAAATTTCGCGCGGGCGATCGATGCGGTCGAGGTCGGCGGACAGATCGTCTGCGCGGTGAATGCCGATGCGGACCCGACCAACGACGATCCGGCGTGCGTGGCGTTCAATCCGTTCGGGATCGGCGCCGCCTCGCCCGAGGCGATGGAATATGTGAGCGGCACGCAATATCTCGCGGGGACGACGAAACTCGATTCGGCCACGATCCGGCTGCAGGGCGATCTGTTCTCGCTGTGGGCGGGCCCGGTCACGATCGCCGTGGGTGCCGAGGCACGTTGGGAGGAGCAGGAACAGTCGAACGGCCCGCTCGACGAGGCCGGTGTGTTCGGGCTGGCGGTGTTCACCGTGCCGACGCAGGGCGGGTTCGACGTACAGGAAGGCTTCGTCGAAGCGCTGGTTCCGCTGCTCGACACTCAGGCGCTCGAACTCGATCTGAACGGTGCGGCGCGCTATTCGGACTATAGCCTGAGCGGCGGCATCTGGTCGTGGAAACTGGGCGGCACTGCCCGGCTGTTCGACGACATTCTGCTCCGCGCCACGCGCTCGCGCGACATCCGCGCACCCAGCATCGGCAACCTCTTTTCGGTGAGCTCGATCAACGTGCGTCCGGTCGTCGATCTCGACAGCGCGGGGAGGGACGCCGTCCCCGGTTATAATCCGAACCCGACCGCGACGATCCTGAGCGGAGGCAATCAGGATCTCGTCCCCGAAGTCAGCGAGACCTGGACGGTGGGCGGCTCGATCTCCCCCAGCTTCCTGCGCGGGCTCAGCGTCTCGGTCGATTACTACGACATCAAGATCGGCAATGCGATCACGACCCCGAGCGCCTCGGATGTCACCGCAGCCTGCGCGCAGGGCGACGCGGGCGCCTGTGCCCGCGTCGTTCGCGATGCGACCGGCACGATCGACACCGTCTATGCCTTTGCCCAGAACATCGCGCGGTTCCAGACAAACGGAGTCGATATCGAGGCGGCCTATCAGCTGCCGCTCGCGTTGATCGACGGGGAGGCGGGAACGCTGCGCTTCCGCGCGCTGGCGACCTATGTCGACTCGCTGGTGTTCGAAACCGGCTTCACCCGCCGCGACGTGGCGGGCGACGTCGGCGATCCGGTCATCGACGGCGTACCGCACTGGCGCGGTACGTTCAGCGCCGGCTATCAGAGCGACAGCTTCGGGATCGACACCCGGGTGCGCTATGTGGGCGGCGGCCAGTTCGACAGCCAGCAGAACATCATCAACGGCGACATCGAGGCACGCACCTATGTCGATCTGGGTCTGCAGTTCCGCGTGTGGGACCGGTTCGAGCTGTTCGGCAACGTCCGCAACGTCTTCGACGTCGATCCGCCGCTGGTCACGACGACGGCCAACGCCCATTACGAAGGCATCGGCCGCTTTTTCCAGGTCGGCACCAAGGTGAAGTTCTGA
- a CDS encoding serine hydrolase domain-containing protein, producing the protein MTLVPKRKGAVLFTALLLATAAPAVHAQTVQLPRAEATTTLETRVGELEAFVDGAMAMGIANREIAGAVFVLVADGEVVFQKGYGYADVEARRPVDPARTLFRPGSVSKLFTWTALMQLVEQGKVDLDAPIDRYLDFTIPDTFPQKIRVRDLLDHTPGFEDGYADMFVSSPDEYRPLGPWLASHIPARVRPPGQEISYSNYGSAIAGYIVERVSGEDFFDYVDRHIFQPLGMTRSTFREPLPSGWEGDAAVGYEWKDGRFVAQPPEMIRNIAPAGSMSAPGADMARFMIAHLQDGQIDGTRILRPETAQQMRTRLAANSPGLPGLAHGFLEGRVSNPRIVWHGGNTGEFHSNLVLAPEANVGFFISTTGGDGSSLARSELTALVTERLFPTERLPLWTGAPAELVEGTYRTNRRSYTSYRLDPASLIQVRRDGEHGLVMTLNGETVRWEQVGPRVFQQSSAATSPYGPLGLLQFYGEGGDTRFSFEAQPYTLYRLIP; encoded by the coding sequence ATGACTCTGGTCCCGAAACGCAAAGGCGCCGTGCTGTTCACTGCCCTGCTGCTGGCGACCGCCGCACCGGCGGTCCACGCGCAGACCGTGCAGTTGCCTCGTGCCGAGGCGACCACCACGCTGGAAACCCGCGTCGGCGAGCTCGAGGCATTCGTGGATGGCGCAATGGCGATGGGAATCGCCAATCGCGAGATCGCGGGCGCGGTGTTCGTGCTCGTCGCCGACGGCGAAGTCGTGTTCCAGAAGGGCTATGGCTATGCCGATGTCGAGGCGCGCCGGCCGGTCGATCCGGCGCGGACGCTGTTCCGGCCCGGCTCGGTCTCGAAGCTGTTCACCTGGACGGCGCTGATGCAGCTGGTCGAGCAGGGCAAGGTCGACCTCGATGCGCCGATCGACCGCTATCTCGACTTCACCATTCCCGACACGTTTCCGCAGAAGATCCGCGTCCGCGACCTGCTCGATCACACGCCCGGGTTCGAGGACGGCTATGCCGACATGTTCGTCAGCTCGCCGGACGAATATCGGCCGCTCGGCCCCTGGCTGGCGTCGCACATTCCGGCGCGGGTGCGGCCGCCCGGCCAGGAAATCTCCTACTCCAACTATGGCAGCGCGATCGCCGGCTATATCGTCGAGCGCGTATCGGGCGAAGACTTCTTCGACTATGTCGACCGGCACATCTTCCAGCCGCTGGGCATGACCCGCAGCACCTTCCGCGAGCCGCTGCCGAGCGGCTGGGAAGGCGATGCGGCGGTCGGCTATGAATGGAAGGACGGCCGGTTCGTCGCCCAGCCGCCCGAAATGATTCGCAACATCGCGCCTGCCGGGTCGATGTCCGCGCCGGGCGCCGACATGGCGCGCTTCATGATCGCTCATCTGCAGGATGGGCAGATCGACGGCACGCGTATCCTGCGCCCCGAAACCGCGCAGCAGATGCGGACCCGGCTGGCGGCCAATTCGCCGGGCCTGCCGGGTCTTGCCCATGGGTTCCTGGAGGGTCGCGTCTCGAACCCGCGGATCGTCTGGCACGGCGGAAATACCGGGGAGTTCCATTCGAACCTGGTGCTCGCGCCCGAGGCGAACGTCGGCTTCTTCATCTCCACCACCGGCGGCGACGGCTCCTCGCTGGCGCGTTCGGAGCTGACGGCGTTGGTGACCGAGCGCCTGTTTCCGACCGAGCGGCTGCCGCTGTGGACCGGCGCGCCCGCCGAGCTGGTGGAAGGCACCTATCGCACCAACCGACGCTCCTACACCAGCTACCGGCTCGATCCCGCGAGCCTGATCCAGGTCCGGCGCGACGGCGAGCATGGGCTGGTGATGACGCTGAATGGCGAGACGGTCCGCTGGGAGCAGGTGGGGCCGCGCGTCTTCCAGCAGAGCAGTGCGGCGACGAGTCCCTATGGGCCGCTCGGCCTGCTGCAATTCTATGGCGAGGGCGGCGACACCCGCTTCTCGTTCGAGGCGCAGCCCTATACGCTCTACCGCCTGATTCCCTGA